One stretch of Caloenas nicobarica isolate bCalNic1 chromosome 4, bCalNic1.hap1, whole genome shotgun sequence DNA includes these proteins:
- the CLDN23 gene encoding claudin-23 translates to MRTPTEMIVGLVLCPCGLLLTFTGTLTPKWRQVSLVPSQPIDLILEQGIWDMCRERQSSHDRLCGQADELGYFEQVPVRVAQGMMPTSLVVALLGLVVATLGVRCWQEKPQHRLTGVAGLVLLLSGLLSLVPASWYTHELWTLPAPTGSTLVVGYSLVLSYLGSSLEILGGLALTLSFHQCCKEHRTPRLPPSPVLEAGLQSTAEAYHNPWDVLEDERDGQHQRSTLPCDSDL, encoded by the coding sequence ATGCGGACACCGACGGAGATGATCGTGGGGCTGGTGCTGTGCCCCTGCGGGCTCCTGCTGACGTTCACTGGCACGCTGACACCCAAATGGAGGCAGGTGAGCCTCGTACCCAGCCAGCCCATTGACCTCATCTTGGAGCAAGGCATCTGGGACATGTGCAGAGAGCGGCAGAGCAGCCATGACCGCCTCTGCGGGCAGGCTGATGAGCTGGGCTACTTTGAGCAGGTGCCTGTGCGGGTGGCCCAAGGGATGATGCCCACTTCACTAGTGGTCGCACTCTTGGGCTTAGTGGTGGCCACCCTGGGGGTTCGCTGCTGGCAGGAAAAGCCACAGCACCGGCTGACTGGTGTGGCAGGGCTTGTGCTGCTCCTCTCAGGGCTGCTGAGCCTTGTGCCTGCCTCCTGGTACACCCATGAGCTGTGGACACTGCCTGCACCAACTGGTAGCACGCTGGTTGTAGGCTACAGCTTGGTGCTGAGCTACTTGGGAAGCTCCCTGGAGATCTTGGGCGGGCTGGCCCTCACCCTCAGCTTCCACCAGTGCTGCAAGGAGCACAGGACCCCCAGactgccccccagccctgtgctggaggCTGGGCTGCAGTCCACTGCTGAGGCTTACCACAATCCCTGGGACGTGCTGGAGGATGAGCGAGACGGACAACACCAGAGGAGCACCCTGCCTTGTGACTCTGACTTGTag